In a single window of the Cryptococcus tetragattii IND107 chromosome 1, whole genome shotgun sequence genome:
- a CDS encoding pyruvate dehydrogenase complex dihydrolipoamide acetyltransferase: MLSFAQVAKRSAAVGFRRQAVASRTLRTSAPSNALSKFAMPAMSPTMTEGGIAQWKKKEGESFSAGDVLIEIETDKATIDVEAQDDGVMAKIIAQDGSKNIAVGTPIAILAEEGDDLSQADALAAESQSESASQKEAAPKEEKPVSKENSEPSTTPAVGTPGEQKFGSGDAQTSPAKAPEHPSKGDRPKFFASPLARKIALENGIPLAEIKGTGPNGRIIEADVKNYKPSAAAASTSAAGKPAAVPADYEDIPTSNMRRTIGKRLTESKQQLPHYYVTVEVNMDRVLKLREVFNKAGDGKTKLSVNDFIVKAASLALADVPEANSAWLGETIRMHKKADICVAVATPTGLITPIIKDVGAKGLATISAETKALASRARDGKLKPEEYQGGTFTISNLGMFGVDQFTAIINPPQSCILAVGKTSTKLEVAPEDPKGFKAVQVMKVTLSADHRTVDGAIGARWLKAFREYMEQPLTFML, translated from the exons ATGTTGTCCTTTGCACAGGTGGCCAAACGCTCCGCAGCGGTCGGTTTTAGGAGGCAGGCTGTGGCCTCAAGAA CTCTTCGTACTTCTGCGCCATCTAACGCCCTCAGCAAGTTCGCCATGCCTGCCATGTCTCCTACTATGACTGAAGGCGGTATTGCtcagtggaagaagaaggaaggagaaagttTCTCTGCTGGTGATGTACTTATTGAAATTGAGACGGACAAGGCCACCATCGACGTTGAGGCTCAGGACGATGGTGTTATGGCCAAGATTATT GCTCAAGATGGTTCTAAGAACATCGCCGTTGGCACCCCTATTGCTATTCTTGCtgaagagggtgatgaCCTCTCTCAAGCCGACGCCCTTGCCGCCGAGTCCCAATCTGAGTCTGCTTCTCAGAAGGAAGCGGCAcccaaggaggagaagccCGTTTCCAAGGAGAATTCTGAGCCTTCAACAACTCCTGCTGTTGGCACCCCTGGTGAACAGAAGTTTGGCTCTGGTGACGCCCAAACATCCCCTGCCAAGGCTCCCGAACACCCTAGTAAGGGCGACAGGCCCAAGTTCTTCGCTAGCCCTCTTGCTAGGAAGATCGCATTGGAGAATGGTATCCCCTTGGCAGAGATCAAGGGTACTGGACCCAATGGCAGGATCATTGAG GCCGATGTCAAGAACTACAAGCCTTCTGCTGCCGCCGCTTCCACTTCCGCCGCGGGCAAGCCCGCTGCTGTGCCTGCCGATTACGAGGATATCCCAACCTCCAACATGCGCAGAACCATTGGCAAGCGATTGACTGAAAGCAAGCAACAATTGCCTCACTACTACGTGACTGTGGAGGTCAACATGG ACCGAGTATTGAAGCTTAGGGAAGTATTCAACAAGGCTGGTGACGGCAAGACTAAGCTATCTGTCAATGACTTCA TCGTCAAGGCCGCTTCTTTGGCTCTCGCTGACGTCCCCGAGGCCAACTCTGCTTGGCTTGGCGAGACTATCCGCATGCACAAGAAAGCCGACATCTGTGTCGCTGTTGCTACCCCTACCGGTCTCATTACCCCTATCATCAAAGACGTCGGTGCCAAGGGTCTTGCAACTATTTCTGCCGAGACCAAGGCTCTTGCCTCCCGTGCTCGTGACGGAAAGCTTAAGCCGGAAGAGTACCAAGGCGGCACTTTCACCATTTCCAACCTCGGCATGTTCGGCGTCGACCAATTTACTGCTATCATTAACCCCCCTCAATCTTGTATCCTCGCTGTTGGCAAGACCTCAACTAAACTCGAGGTTGCTCCTGAGGACCCCAAGGGCTTCAAGGCTGTTCAGGTTATGAAGGTGACTTTGAGCGCTGACCACAGGACTGTGGATGGCGCGATTGGAGCGAGGTGGTTGAAGGCTTTCAGGGAATACATGGAACAACCCCTTACTTTTATGCTTTAG
- a CDS encoding hydroxyacylglutathione hydrolase, protein MLTLAARISAPRFSRQLSTSFISKMKVLPYQARSDNWMYLIIDSSNEAAVVDPYDASKISNAIKEQGVNVTSLITTHHHADHSGGNSKFLSLHPNLKAYAGSTKSPGTNTVVKDGDTFTLGQDIIVKCLHTPCHTQDSICFFLEDKKTGQRGVFTGDTLFLAGCGRFFEGTPEEMHAALAKLSNLPEDTVVYNGHEYTKGSAKFGLAIEPDNQHLKELLKKAEDDACTTGKSTIRDEKNWNVFMRLDTPQAKQATGKTEAVQIMGRLREMKNAM, encoded by the exons ATGCTCACTCTTGCTGCTCGTATATCAGCACCCAGATTCTCGAGACAATTatccacctccttcat CTCCAAAATGAAAGTATTGCCATACCAAGCCAGGTCAGACAACTGGATGTACCTCATTATCGACTCCTCAAATGAGGCAGCTGTAGTCGACCCCTATGATGCCAGCAAAATCTCTAATGCCATCAAAGAACAGGGTGTGAATGTTACAAGCCTGATCACAACCCATCACCATGCGGATCATTCGGGCGGAAACAGCAAGTTT TTATCACTTCACCCAAATCTCAAGGCCTACGCAGGATCTACGAAGAGTCCAGGTACGAACACTGTGgtcaaggatggagatACCTTTACTCTTGGCCAGGATATAATTGTGAA ATGCCTTCACACACCTTGCCATACCCAGGATTccatctgcttcttcttggagGATAAGAAAACAGGGCAAAGAGGTGTCTTCACTGG GGACACTCTATTTCTCGCTGGATGCGGTCGATTTTTCGAAG GTACCCCCGAGGAGATGCACGCTGCCCTCGCAAAGCTCTCTAACCTCCCTGAAGATACGGTAGTATACAACGGCCACGAATATACCAAAGGATCTGCCAAATTTGGCCTCGCGATTGAGCCAGATAACCAACACCTCAAGGA ACTTCTCAAGAAAGCCGAAGATGACGCGTGCACCACGGGCAAGTCAACTATCagggatgaaaagaacTGGAACGTGTTTATGAGACTCGACACTCCTCAGGCTAA ACAAGCGACTGGGAAGACGGAAGCTGTACAAATAATGGGCCGtttgagggagatgaagaacgCTATGTGA